In Rattus norvegicus strain BN/NHsdMcwi chromosome 1, GRCr8, whole genome shotgun sequence, a genomic segment contains:
- the Usf2 gene encoding upstream stimulatory factor 2 isoform X1: MDMLDPGLDPASSATAAAAASHDKGPEAEEGVELQEGGDGPGAEEQTAVAIASVQQAAFGDHNIQYQFRTESNGGQAVIQNPFSNGGSPAAEAVSGEARFAYFPASSVGDTTAVSVQTTDQSLQAGGQFYVMMTPQDVLQTGTQRTIAPRTHPYSPKIDGTRTPRDERRRAQHNEVERRRRDKINNWIVQLSKIIPDCHADNSKTGASKGGILSKACDYIRELRQTNQRMQETFKEAERLQMDNELLRQQIEELKNENALLRAQLQQHNLEMVGESTRQ, from the exons atgGACATGCTGGACCCGGGTCTGGATCCCGCTTCCTCGGCCACCGCTGCTGCCGCCGCCAG CCACGACAAGGGACCCGAGGCCGAGGAGGGCGTTGAGCTGCAGGAAG GCGGGGACGGCCCGGGGGCTGAGGAGCAGACGGCGGTGGCCATCGCCAGCGTCCAGCAGGCGGCGTTCGGCGACCATAATATCCAGTACCAGTTCCGCACAGAGAGTAATGGAGGCCAG GCTGTAATTCAAAATCCATTCAGCAATGGTGGCAGCCCAGCGGCCGAAGCTGTCAGCGGGGAGGCACGGTTTGCTTATTTTCCAGCATCCAGTGTCGGCGATACCACAGCTGTGTCTGTTCAAACTACAGACCAGAGCCTACAGGCCGGAG GCCAGTTCTATGTCATGATGACACCCCAGGATGTGCTTCAAACAGGAACACAGAGGACAATTGCACCCCGGACACACCCCTATTCTCC GAAAATTGATGGAACCAGAACTCCTCGAGATGAGAGAAGAAGAGCTCAGCACAATGAAG TGGAGCGGAGAAGGAGGGACAAGATCAACAACTGGATTGTCCAGCTTTCAAAAATCATTCCAGATTGTCATGCAGACAACAGCAAGACAGGGGCG AGTAAAGGGGGCATCCTGTCCAAGGCTTGCGATTACATCCGGGAGCTACGCCAGACCAACCAGCGTATGCAGGAGACCTTCAAGGAGGCAGAGCGGCTGCAAATGGACAATGAGCTCCTGAGGCAGCAG ATCGAGGAGCTGAAGAACGAGAACGCCCTGCTTCGAGCCCAACTGCAGCAGCACAACCTGGAAATGGTGGGCGAGAGCACCCGGCAGTGA
- the Hamp gene encoding hepcidin precursor → MALSTRIQAACLLLLLLASLSSGAYLRQQTRQTTALQPWHGAESKTDDSALLMLKRRKRDTNFPICLFCCKCCKNSSCGLCCIT, encoded by the exons ATGGCACTAAGCACTCGGATCCAGGCTGcctgtctcctgcttctcctcctggcCAGCCTGAGCAGCGGTGCCTATCTCCGGCAACAG ACGAGACAGACTACGGCTCTGCAGCCTTGGCATGGGGCAGAAAGCAAGACTGATGACAGTGCG cTGCTGATGCTGAAGCGAAGGAAGCGAGACACCAACTTCCCCATATGCCTCTTCTGCTGTAAATGCTGTAAGAATTCCTCCTGTGGTCTCTGTTGCATAACATAG
- the Usf2 gene encoding upstream stimulatory factor 2, whose protein sequence is MDMLDPGLDPASSATAAAAASHDKGPEAEEGVELQEGGDGPGAEEQTAVAIASVQQAAFGDHNIQYQFRTESNGGQVTYRVVQVTDGQLDGQGDAAGAVSVVSTAAFAGGQQAVTQVGVDGAAQRPGPAAASVPTGPAAPFPLAVIQNPFSNGGSPAAEAVSGEARFAYFPASSVGDTTAVSVQTTDQSLQAGGQFYVMMTPQDVLQTGTQRTIAPRTHPYSPKIDGTRTPRDERRRAQHNEVERRRRDKINNWIVQLSKIIPDCHADNSKTGASKGGILSKACDYIRELRQTNQRMQETFKEAERLQMDNELLRQQIEELKNENALLRAQLQQHNLEMVGESTRQ, encoded by the exons atgGACATGCTGGACCCGGGTCTGGATCCCGCTTCCTCGGCCACCGCTGCTGCCGCCGCCAG CCACGACAAGGGACCCGAGGCCGAGGAGGGCGTTGAGCTGCAGGAAG GCGGGGACGGCCCGGGGGCTGAGGAGCAGACGGCGGTGGCCATCGCCAGCGTCCAGCAGGCGGCGTTCGGCGACCATAATATCCAGTACCAGTTCCGCACAGAGAGTAATGGAGGCCAG GTGACATACCGCGTAGTCCAGGTGACTGATGGTCAGCTGGACGGCCAGGGCGACGCGGCTGGCGCCGTCAGCGTCGTGTCCACCGCTGCCTTCGCAGGGGGGCAGCAGGCTGTGACCCAGGTGGGTGTGGACGGGGCAGCCCAGCGCCCCGGCCCTGCCGCTGCCTCTGTACCCACAGGTCCCGCAGCACCCTTCCCGCTG GCTGTAATTCAAAATCCATTCAGCAATGGTGGCAGCCCAGCGGCCGAAGCTGTCAGCGGGGAGGCACGGTTTGCTTATTTTCCAGCATCCAGTGTCGGCGATACCACAGCTGTGTCTGTTCAAACTACAGACCAGAGCCTACAGGCCGGAG GCCAGTTCTATGTCATGATGACACCCCAGGATGTGCTTCAAACAGGAACACAGAGGACAATTGCACCCCGGACACACCCCTATTCTCC GAAAATTGATGGAACCAGAACTCCTCGAGATGAGAGAAGAAGAGCTCAGCACAATGAAG TGGAGCGGAGAAGGAGGGACAAGATCAACAACTGGATTGTCCAGCTTTCAAAAATCATTCCAGATTGTCATGCAGACAACAGCAAGACAGGGGCG AGTAAAGGGGGCATCCTGTCCAAGGCTTGCGATTACATCCGGGAGCTACGCCAGACCAACCAGCGTATGCAGGAGACCTTCAAGGAGGCAGAGCGGCTGCAAATGGACAATGAGCTCCTGAGGCAGCAG ATCGAGGAGCTGAAGAACGAGAACGCCCTGCTTCGAGCCCAACTGCAGCAGCACAACCTGGAAATGGTGGGCGAGAGCACCCGGCAGTGA